In Daphnia magna isolate NIES linkage group LG7, ASM2063170v1.1, whole genome shotgun sequence, a single genomic region encodes these proteins:
- the LOC116923536 gene encoding cap-specific mRNA (nucleoside-2'-O-)-methyltransferase 2 isoform X3 — MQDEIDKYFLKKFQFQQLGNKSFSCTNLFGNPSWKVPELENLKIHLNCTKGLLSHMEAERWHEHTSYTNRAGAVFQKVKSEVCPELLTQFSWLAATLNPYYEGNSSKSMIGDHRFIHNTLCYWNFGHDDTGDIMEWCNVNAILQCKGRHVNLVTADGSIDCAENPGEQEKHLAKLHWCETISALLLLSPGGSYVLKMFTFFEHTAVSLLYILRLSFEDLHVFKPCTSKEGNSEVYIIALRYTQTHEIQKLLRIIQAQVYERKIDISSNALFSLSEIPEGFLRDIISCATLFKDHQEEAIMRNLTLYNVPLQGKELAATKKKVAKRYMQKYGLRSIPLTKQILGPENLRERSLWNLQPYHEKNLGSLPLTVTPELFTKLQFELKEIDLFLEKVKFLKWVNRAKEDWKDKIYHTYGKSYGIIRNTKFCHAYIFRVFEFLRELSLDLKSKSFFEALDETGQVFLINNFLDVSPIIGTGGNFETRCPVLSRFSVASVWIISLFFSQVEFDFENDTLIRFVGYHEEPLILNWMRHLDPKLLNFVEIPTLFQNSFYNLITRYNTKLLLEFSLSIINTMLLLC; from the exons ATGCAAgatgaaattgataaatatTTTCTTAAGAAATTTCAGTTTCAACAGCTGGgaaataaatctttttcatGCACAAATTTGTTCGGGAACCCTTCGTGGAAG GTTCCAGAATTAGAAAATCTaaaaatccatttaaattGTACAAAAGGTCTGTTAAGCCATATGGAAGCTGAAAGGTGGCATGAGCATACATCTTACACCAATCGTGCAggtgctgtttttcaaaaggtTAAATCTGAAGTATGTCCAGAGCTACTGACAcaa TTCAGTTGGTTGGCTGCCACTCTTAATCCCTACTATGAAGGAAATTCTAGTAAATCAATGATTGGAGATCACCGTTTCATTCACAATACTTTATGCTACTGGAATTTTGGCCATGATGATACTGGTGACATAATGGAATGGTGTAATGTTAATGCGATACTGCAATGCAAAGGAAGACATGTGAACCTT GTTACGGCAGACGGCAGTATTGATTGCGCAGAGAACCCAGgtgaacaagaaaaacatcTCGCAAAATTACATTGGTGTGAAACCATATCTGCGTTATTACTATTAAGTCCTG GCGGATCATacgttttaaaaatgtttacgTTTTTTGAACATACTGCTGTTTCACTGCTATATATTTTAAGATTGTCATTTGAAGACCTGCATGTGTTTAAACCATGCACAAGCAAAGAAGGAAATTCTGAAGTATACATCATTGCCCTTCGTTATACGCAAACACATGAAATTCAAAAGCTATTGCGCATCATTCAAGCACAGGTGTATGAACG GAAAATTGATATTTCTTCGAACGCTCTGTTTTCGCTGTCTGAAATTCCTGAAGGCTTCCTACGCGATATCATAAGCTGTGCAACGCTTTTCAAGGACCACCAGGAAGAAGCCATTATGCGTAACCTTACACTTTATAACGTTCCTCTACAGGGAAAAGAATTGGCAGCCACGAAAAAGAAAGTAGCCAAACGTTATATGCAGAAGTACGGCCTACGGAGCATCCCTTTAACGAAACAAATCTTGGGCCCGGAAAATTTAAGAGAAAGGTCGTTGTGGAATTTACAACCATATCACGAAAAGAATTTAGGCTCTTTGCCTTTAACGGTTACTCCCGAACTATTTACTAAATTGCAATTTGAATTGAAAGAAATTGATTTATTTCTTGAGAAAGTAAAATTTCTCAAGTGGGTAAACCGAGCAAAAGAAGATTGGAAAGATAAGATCTACCATACGTATGGGAAATCTTATGGTATTATTCGAAACACAAAATTTTGCCACGCGTACATCTTCCGCGTTTTTGAATTTCTCCGAGAACTATCATTGGACCttaaatccaaatcattttttgAAGCGCTAGATGAAACAGGACAAGTTTTCCTCATCAACAATTTCTTGGATGTAAGTCCAATAATTGGCACAGGGGGTAATTTCGAAACACGGTGTCCCGTACTTTCGAGATTCTCTGTGGCATCTGTCTggatcatttctctttttttttcccag GTCGAATTTGATTTTGAGAACGATACTCTCATCCGGTTTGTGGGCTATCATGAAGAACCCCTTATTTTAAATTGGATGCGGCACCTCGACCCAAAATTACTGAATTTTGTGGAAATTCCCACTCTCTTTC AAAACTCGTTTTACAATCTCATAACAAGATACAACACAAAATTGCTCTTGGAATTCTCTTTGTCGATAATAAATACGATGCTTTTATTATGTTAA
- the LOC116923536 gene encoding cap-specific mRNA (nucleoside-2'-O-)-methyltransferase 2 isoform X1: MQDEIDKYFLKKFQFQQLGNKSFSCTNLFGNPSWKVPELENLKIHLNCTKGLLSHMEAERWHEHTSYTNRAGAVFQKVKSEVCPELLTQAWLKFYECLSQFDLLGNIPEGNFELKSVHLCEAPGAFVTSLNHYLNLHHPDLHFSWLAATLNPYYEGNSSKSMIGDHRFIHNTLCYWNFGHDDTGDIMEWCNVNAILQCKGRHVNLVTADGSIDCAENPGEQEKHLAKLHWCETISALLLLSPGGSYVLKMFTFFEHTAVSLLYILRLSFEDLHVFKPCTSKEGNSEVYIIALRYTQTHEIQKLLRIIQAQVYERKIDISSNALFSLSEIPEGFLRDIISCATLFKDHQEEAIMRNLTLYNVPLQGKELAATKKKVAKRYMQKYGLRSIPLTKQILGPENLRERSLWNLQPYHEKNLGSLPLTVTPELFTKLQFELKEIDLFLEKVKFLKWVNRAKEDWKDKIYHTYGKSYGIIRNTKFCHAYIFRVFEFLRELSLDLKSKSFFEALDETGQVFLINNFLDVSPIIGTGGNFETRCPVLSRFSVASVWIISLFFSQVEFDFENDTLIRFVGYHEEPLILNWMRHLDPKLLNFVEIPTLFQNSFYNLITRYNTKLLLEFSLSIINTMLLLC; this comes from the exons ATGCAAgatgaaattgataaatatTTTCTTAAGAAATTTCAGTTTCAACAGCTGGgaaataaatctttttcatGCACAAATTTGTTCGGGAACCCTTCGTGGAAG GTTCCAGAATTAGAAAATCTaaaaatccatttaaattGTACAAAAGGTCTGTTAAGCCATATGGAAGCTGAAAGGTGGCATGAGCATACATCTTACACCAATCGTGCAggtgctgtttttcaaaaggtTAAATCTGAAGTATGTCCAGAGCTACTGACAcaa GCTTGGCTCAAATTCTATGAATGTCTTTCTCAATTTGATTTACTTGGCAATATTCCAGAAGGGAATTTTGAGTTAAAAAGTGTTCATTTGTGTGAAGCCCCAGGGGCTTTTGTAACATCACTAAATCATTATTTGAATTTACACCACCCTGATTTGCAT TTCAGTTGGTTGGCTGCCACTCTTAATCCCTACTATGAAGGAAATTCTAGTAAATCAATGATTGGAGATCACCGTTTCATTCACAATACTTTATGCTACTGGAATTTTGGCCATGATGATACTGGTGACATAATGGAATGGTGTAATGTTAATGCGATACTGCAATGCAAAGGAAGACATGTGAACCTT GTTACGGCAGACGGCAGTATTGATTGCGCAGAGAACCCAGgtgaacaagaaaaacatcTCGCAAAATTACATTGGTGTGAAACCATATCTGCGTTATTACTATTAAGTCCTG GCGGATCATacgttttaaaaatgtttacgTTTTTTGAACATACTGCTGTTTCACTGCTATATATTTTAAGATTGTCATTTGAAGACCTGCATGTGTTTAAACCATGCACAAGCAAAGAAGGAAATTCTGAAGTATACATCATTGCCCTTCGTTATACGCAAACACATGAAATTCAAAAGCTATTGCGCATCATTCAAGCACAGGTGTATGAACG GAAAATTGATATTTCTTCGAACGCTCTGTTTTCGCTGTCTGAAATTCCTGAAGGCTTCCTACGCGATATCATAAGCTGTGCAACGCTTTTCAAGGACCACCAGGAAGAAGCCATTATGCGTAACCTTACACTTTATAACGTTCCTCTACAGGGAAAAGAATTGGCAGCCACGAAAAAGAAAGTAGCCAAACGTTATATGCAGAAGTACGGCCTACGGAGCATCCCTTTAACGAAACAAATCTTGGGCCCGGAAAATTTAAGAGAAAGGTCGTTGTGGAATTTACAACCATATCACGAAAAGAATTTAGGCTCTTTGCCTTTAACGGTTACTCCCGAACTATTTACTAAATTGCAATTTGAATTGAAAGAAATTGATTTATTTCTTGAGAAAGTAAAATTTCTCAAGTGGGTAAACCGAGCAAAAGAAGATTGGAAAGATAAGATCTACCATACGTATGGGAAATCTTATGGTATTATTCGAAACACAAAATTTTGCCACGCGTACATCTTCCGCGTTTTTGAATTTCTCCGAGAACTATCATTGGACCttaaatccaaatcattttttgAAGCGCTAGATGAAACAGGACAAGTTTTCCTCATCAACAATTTCTTGGATGTAAGTCCAATAATTGGCACAGGGGGTAATTTCGAAACACGGTGTCCCGTACTTTCGAGATTCTCTGTGGCATCTGTCTggatcatttctctttttttttcccag GTCGAATTTGATTTTGAGAACGATACTCTCATCCGGTTTGTGGGCTATCATGAAGAACCCCTTATTTTAAATTGGATGCGGCACCTCGACCCAAAATTACTGAATTTTGTGGAAATTCCCACTCTCTTTC AAAACTCGTTTTACAATCTCATAACAAGATACAACACAAAATTGCTCTTGGAATTCTCTTTGTCGATAATAAATACGATGCTTTTATTATGTTAA
- the LOC116923536 gene encoding cap-specific mRNA (nucleoside-2'-O-)-methyltransferase 2 isoform X2, translated as MHKFVREPFVEGLLSHMEAERWHEHTSYTNRAGAVFQKVKSEVCPELLTQAWLKFYECLSQFDLLGNIPEGNFELKSVHLCEAPGAFVTSLNHYLNLHHPDLHFSWLAATLNPYYEGNSSKSMIGDHRFIHNTLCYWNFGHDDTGDIMEWCNVNAILQCKGRHVNLVTADGSIDCAENPGEQEKHLAKLHWCETISALLLLSPGGSYVLKMFTFFEHTAVSLLYILRLSFEDLHVFKPCTSKEGNSEVYIIALRYTQTHEIQKLLRIIQAQVYERKIDISSNALFSLSEIPEGFLRDIISCATLFKDHQEEAIMRNLTLYNVPLQGKELAATKKKVAKRYMQKYGLRSIPLTKQILGPENLRERSLWNLQPYHEKNLGSLPLTVTPELFTKLQFELKEIDLFLEKVKFLKWVNRAKEDWKDKIYHTYGKSYGIIRNTKFCHAYIFRVFEFLRELSLDLKSKSFFEALDETGQVFLINNFLDVSPIIGTGGNFETRCPVLSRFSVASVWIISLFFSQVEFDFENDTLIRFVGYHEEPLILNWMRHLDPKLLNFVEIPTLFQNSFYNLITRYNTKLLLEFSLSIINTMLLLC; from the exons atGCACAAATTTGTTCGGGAACCCTTCGTGGAAG GTCTGTTAAGCCATATGGAAGCTGAAAGGTGGCATGAGCATACATCTTACACCAATCGTGCAggtgctgtttttcaaaaggtTAAATCTGAAGTATGTCCAGAGCTACTGACAcaa GCTTGGCTCAAATTCTATGAATGTCTTTCTCAATTTGATTTACTTGGCAATATTCCAGAAGGGAATTTTGAGTTAAAAAGTGTTCATTTGTGTGAAGCCCCAGGGGCTTTTGTAACATCACTAAATCATTATTTGAATTTACACCACCCTGATTTGCAT TTCAGTTGGTTGGCTGCCACTCTTAATCCCTACTATGAAGGAAATTCTAGTAAATCAATGATTGGAGATCACCGTTTCATTCACAATACTTTATGCTACTGGAATTTTGGCCATGATGATACTGGTGACATAATGGAATGGTGTAATGTTAATGCGATACTGCAATGCAAAGGAAGACATGTGAACCTT GTTACGGCAGACGGCAGTATTGATTGCGCAGAGAACCCAGgtgaacaagaaaaacatcTCGCAAAATTACATTGGTGTGAAACCATATCTGCGTTATTACTATTAAGTCCTG GCGGATCATacgttttaaaaatgtttacgTTTTTTGAACATACTGCTGTTTCACTGCTATATATTTTAAGATTGTCATTTGAAGACCTGCATGTGTTTAAACCATGCACAAGCAAAGAAGGAAATTCTGAAGTATACATCATTGCCCTTCGTTATACGCAAACACATGAAATTCAAAAGCTATTGCGCATCATTCAAGCACAGGTGTATGAACG GAAAATTGATATTTCTTCGAACGCTCTGTTTTCGCTGTCTGAAATTCCTGAAGGCTTCCTACGCGATATCATAAGCTGTGCAACGCTTTTCAAGGACCACCAGGAAGAAGCCATTATGCGTAACCTTACACTTTATAACGTTCCTCTACAGGGAAAAGAATTGGCAGCCACGAAAAAGAAAGTAGCCAAACGTTATATGCAGAAGTACGGCCTACGGAGCATCCCTTTAACGAAACAAATCTTGGGCCCGGAAAATTTAAGAGAAAGGTCGTTGTGGAATTTACAACCATATCACGAAAAGAATTTAGGCTCTTTGCCTTTAACGGTTACTCCCGAACTATTTACTAAATTGCAATTTGAATTGAAAGAAATTGATTTATTTCTTGAGAAAGTAAAATTTCTCAAGTGGGTAAACCGAGCAAAAGAAGATTGGAAAGATAAGATCTACCATACGTATGGGAAATCTTATGGTATTATTCGAAACACAAAATTTTGCCACGCGTACATCTTCCGCGTTTTTGAATTTCTCCGAGAACTATCATTGGACCttaaatccaaatcattttttgAAGCGCTAGATGAAACAGGACAAGTTTTCCTCATCAACAATTTCTTGGATGTAAGTCCAATAATTGGCACAGGGGGTAATTTCGAAACACGGTGTCCCGTACTTTCGAGATTCTCTGTGGCATCTGTCTggatcatttctctttttttttcccag GTCGAATTTGATTTTGAGAACGATACTCTCATCCGGTTTGTGGGCTATCATGAAGAACCCCTTATTTTAAATTGGATGCGGCACCTCGACCCAAAATTACTGAATTTTGTGGAAATTCCCACTCTCTTTC AAAACTCGTTTTACAATCTCATAACAAGATACAACACAAAATTGCTCTTGGAATTCTCTTTGTCGATAATAAATACGATGCTTTTATTATGTTAA
- the LOC116923536 gene encoding cap-specific mRNA (nucleoside-2'-O-)-methyltransferase 2 isoform X5, which produces MHKFVREPFVEGLLSHMEAERWHEHTSYTNRAGAVFQKVKSEVCPELLTQFSWLAATLNPYYEGNSSKSMIGDHRFIHNTLCYWNFGHDDTGDIMEWCNVNAILQCKGRHVNLVTADGSIDCAENPGEQEKHLAKLHWCETISALLLLSPGGSYVLKMFTFFEHTAVSLLYILRLSFEDLHVFKPCTSKEGNSEVYIIALRYTQTHEIQKLLRIIQAQVYERKIDISSNALFSLSEIPEGFLRDIISCATLFKDHQEEAIMRNLTLYNVPLQGKELAATKKKVAKRYMQKYGLRSIPLTKQILGPENLRERSLWNLQPYHEKNLGSLPLTVTPELFTKLQFELKEIDLFLEKVKFLKWVNRAKEDWKDKIYHTYGKSYGIIRNTKFCHAYIFRVFEFLRELSLDLKSKSFFEALDETGQVFLINNFLDVSPIIGTGGNFETRCPVLSRFSVASVWIISLFFSQVEFDFENDTLIRFVGYHEEPLILNWMRHLDPKLLNFVEIPTLFQNSFYNLITRYNTKLLLEFSLSIINTMLLLC; this is translated from the exons atGCACAAATTTGTTCGGGAACCCTTCGTGGAAG GTCTGTTAAGCCATATGGAAGCTGAAAGGTGGCATGAGCATACATCTTACACCAATCGTGCAggtgctgtttttcaaaaggtTAAATCTGAAGTATGTCCAGAGCTACTGACAcaa TTCAGTTGGTTGGCTGCCACTCTTAATCCCTACTATGAAGGAAATTCTAGTAAATCAATGATTGGAGATCACCGTTTCATTCACAATACTTTATGCTACTGGAATTTTGGCCATGATGATACTGGTGACATAATGGAATGGTGTAATGTTAATGCGATACTGCAATGCAAAGGAAGACATGTGAACCTT GTTACGGCAGACGGCAGTATTGATTGCGCAGAGAACCCAGgtgaacaagaaaaacatcTCGCAAAATTACATTGGTGTGAAACCATATCTGCGTTATTACTATTAAGTCCTG GCGGATCATacgttttaaaaatgtttacgTTTTTTGAACATACTGCTGTTTCACTGCTATATATTTTAAGATTGTCATTTGAAGACCTGCATGTGTTTAAACCATGCACAAGCAAAGAAGGAAATTCTGAAGTATACATCATTGCCCTTCGTTATACGCAAACACATGAAATTCAAAAGCTATTGCGCATCATTCAAGCACAGGTGTATGAACG GAAAATTGATATTTCTTCGAACGCTCTGTTTTCGCTGTCTGAAATTCCTGAAGGCTTCCTACGCGATATCATAAGCTGTGCAACGCTTTTCAAGGACCACCAGGAAGAAGCCATTATGCGTAACCTTACACTTTATAACGTTCCTCTACAGGGAAAAGAATTGGCAGCCACGAAAAAGAAAGTAGCCAAACGTTATATGCAGAAGTACGGCCTACGGAGCATCCCTTTAACGAAACAAATCTTGGGCCCGGAAAATTTAAGAGAAAGGTCGTTGTGGAATTTACAACCATATCACGAAAAGAATTTAGGCTCTTTGCCTTTAACGGTTACTCCCGAACTATTTACTAAATTGCAATTTGAATTGAAAGAAATTGATTTATTTCTTGAGAAAGTAAAATTTCTCAAGTGGGTAAACCGAGCAAAAGAAGATTGGAAAGATAAGATCTACCATACGTATGGGAAATCTTATGGTATTATTCGAAACACAAAATTTTGCCACGCGTACATCTTCCGCGTTTTTGAATTTCTCCGAGAACTATCATTGGACCttaaatccaaatcattttttgAAGCGCTAGATGAAACAGGACAAGTTTTCCTCATCAACAATTTCTTGGATGTAAGTCCAATAATTGGCACAGGGGGTAATTTCGAAACACGGTGTCCCGTACTTTCGAGATTCTCTGTGGCATCTGTCTggatcatttctctttttttttcccag GTCGAATTTGATTTTGAGAACGATACTCTCATCCGGTTTGTGGGCTATCATGAAGAACCCCTTATTTTAAATTGGATGCGGCACCTCGACCCAAAATTACTGAATTTTGTGGAAATTCCCACTCTCTTTC AAAACTCGTTTTACAATCTCATAACAAGATACAACACAAAATTGCTCTTGGAATTCTCTTTGTCGATAATAAATACGATGCTTTTATTATGTTAA
- the LOC116923536 gene encoding cap-specific mRNA (nucleoside-2'-O-)-methyltransferase 2 isoform X4: protein MEAERWHEHTSYTNRAGAVFQKVKSEVCPELLTQAWLKFYECLSQFDLLGNIPEGNFELKSVHLCEAPGAFVTSLNHYLNLHHPDLHFSWLAATLNPYYEGNSSKSMIGDHRFIHNTLCYWNFGHDDTGDIMEWCNVNAILQCKGRHVNLVTADGSIDCAENPGEQEKHLAKLHWCETISALLLLSPGGSYVLKMFTFFEHTAVSLLYILRLSFEDLHVFKPCTSKEGNSEVYIIALRYTQTHEIQKLLRIIQAQVYERKIDISSNALFSLSEIPEGFLRDIISCATLFKDHQEEAIMRNLTLYNVPLQGKELAATKKKVAKRYMQKYGLRSIPLTKQILGPENLRERSLWNLQPYHEKNLGSLPLTVTPELFTKLQFELKEIDLFLEKVKFLKWVNRAKEDWKDKIYHTYGKSYGIIRNTKFCHAYIFRVFEFLRELSLDLKSKSFFEALDETGQVFLINNFLDVSPIIGTGGNFETRCPVLSRFSVASVWIISLFFSQVEFDFENDTLIRFVGYHEEPLILNWMRHLDPKLLNFVEIPTLFQNSFYNLITRYNTKLLLEFSLSIINTMLLLC, encoded by the exons ATGGAAGCTGAAAGGTGGCATGAGCATACATCTTACACCAATCGTGCAggtgctgtttttcaaaaggtTAAATCTGAAGTATGTCCAGAGCTACTGACAcaa GCTTGGCTCAAATTCTATGAATGTCTTTCTCAATTTGATTTACTTGGCAATATTCCAGAAGGGAATTTTGAGTTAAAAAGTGTTCATTTGTGTGAAGCCCCAGGGGCTTTTGTAACATCACTAAATCATTATTTGAATTTACACCACCCTGATTTGCAT TTCAGTTGGTTGGCTGCCACTCTTAATCCCTACTATGAAGGAAATTCTAGTAAATCAATGATTGGAGATCACCGTTTCATTCACAATACTTTATGCTACTGGAATTTTGGCCATGATGATACTGGTGACATAATGGAATGGTGTAATGTTAATGCGATACTGCAATGCAAAGGAAGACATGTGAACCTT GTTACGGCAGACGGCAGTATTGATTGCGCAGAGAACCCAGgtgaacaagaaaaacatcTCGCAAAATTACATTGGTGTGAAACCATATCTGCGTTATTACTATTAAGTCCTG GCGGATCATacgttttaaaaatgtttacgTTTTTTGAACATACTGCTGTTTCACTGCTATATATTTTAAGATTGTCATTTGAAGACCTGCATGTGTTTAAACCATGCACAAGCAAAGAAGGAAATTCTGAAGTATACATCATTGCCCTTCGTTATACGCAAACACATGAAATTCAAAAGCTATTGCGCATCATTCAAGCACAGGTGTATGAACG GAAAATTGATATTTCTTCGAACGCTCTGTTTTCGCTGTCTGAAATTCCTGAAGGCTTCCTACGCGATATCATAAGCTGTGCAACGCTTTTCAAGGACCACCAGGAAGAAGCCATTATGCGTAACCTTACACTTTATAACGTTCCTCTACAGGGAAAAGAATTGGCAGCCACGAAAAAGAAAGTAGCCAAACGTTATATGCAGAAGTACGGCCTACGGAGCATCCCTTTAACGAAACAAATCTTGGGCCCGGAAAATTTAAGAGAAAGGTCGTTGTGGAATTTACAACCATATCACGAAAAGAATTTAGGCTCTTTGCCTTTAACGGTTACTCCCGAACTATTTACTAAATTGCAATTTGAATTGAAAGAAATTGATTTATTTCTTGAGAAAGTAAAATTTCTCAAGTGGGTAAACCGAGCAAAAGAAGATTGGAAAGATAAGATCTACCATACGTATGGGAAATCTTATGGTATTATTCGAAACACAAAATTTTGCCACGCGTACATCTTCCGCGTTTTTGAATTTCTCCGAGAACTATCATTGGACCttaaatccaaatcattttttgAAGCGCTAGATGAAACAGGACAAGTTTTCCTCATCAACAATTTCTTGGATGTAAGTCCAATAATTGGCACAGGGGGTAATTTCGAAACACGGTGTCCCGTACTTTCGAGATTCTCTGTGGCATCTGTCTggatcatttctctttttttttcccag GTCGAATTTGATTTTGAGAACGATACTCTCATCCGGTTTGTGGGCTATCATGAAGAACCCCTTATTTTAAATTGGATGCGGCACCTCGACCCAAAATTACTGAATTTTGTGGAAATTCCCACTCTCTTTC AAAACTCGTTTTACAATCTCATAACAAGATACAACACAAAATTGCTCTTGGAATTCTCTTTGTCGATAATAAATACGATGCTTTTATTATGTTAA